Sequence from the Rutidosis leptorrhynchoides isolate AG116_Rl617_1_P2 chromosome 3, CSIRO_AGI_Rlap_v1, whole genome shotgun sequence genome:
ctattatttacggtgattgtttatatgtagaaatcatcagatgtcggaaacctttaatttaaatattcatatatggtgtgccttttcaaaagaatgcaatgtttacaaaacgtatcatatagaggtcaaatacctcgcaatgaaatcaatgaatgacgtgttcgtccatatggatttggagcgatcatcacacatTAAGTATTCGATTGTTCAGAATATCAGTGCAGCATTTGGAAGTATAAACTCCGTTATCCTGCATCGTCCAGGCCCAACAATCTGGATGATCTTCCCTGAATTTGAATGTGTTCAATAAAGTCAACAATTGGGCCAGTTCATTTGCGGTCCTTCCATATGGGGTTCACAGGCCCAATTTAGAGACTACGCAGACCCACATTTGATTTCCCTATCCGAGACAAGTGCATCTTCTTTTGAATCAAGTCTGAATATCCTGTTAAACTTCTCGCACAACAACACATTACCAAGCCACAAGTCTTTCCAAAATAAAGTTTGTTCACCATTATGGACTTTTTTAACAAATGAGGATGGGAAGTCAATATTCAATTTCCTTAGATGTACTTCCAGCTTTTGGATGTTAATCCAAATGGGGCCTCTATTACAAAAAGTATTTGTAAGACAATGACCCAAACCCCCATCCTGACCATAAATACTTTTGAAAATTGTTGCCCAAAATGAATTACTTTCTTTGtgaaaccgccaccaccatttccCTAACAAAGAAAAAATTTTTGCTTTGAGGGAACCGATGTTATACCCGCCTTTTTCATAACTCGAGAGAATAGTATCCCAACTAACCCAAGATATTTTAGATTTATCACCTGACCCACTCCAAAAAAGTTGACGACGAATACCTTTTAGCAAGTCGATGACACCCGAAAGAGCACGGAATAGGGAGAAAGCGTATAGCGGGAGACTACTAATAACCGACTTTATGAGAGTGAGCCGACCACCAAATGATATCAATTTTGACTTCCATTCCGCTAACCTACACCGAATTTTTTCAATATATGGTTCTCACTTAACTTTTTTATTCATTCGTTGCCCAATTGGAAGCCCAAGATATGAAATTGGGAGGTTCCCTGCATTACAACCAACATGTGAAGCAATAGAGTCAATGGTGTTTTTCGGCACCCCTACTCCGTACAAACAACTTTTTGCAAGATTTACTTTCAACCCCGAGATTTTTTCGAAACATTTGATGATCTTCATAAGGTTAAGGATGTTTCTTTTATTCTATTCCCCGAAGAGTATCGTGTTATTCGCGTATTGAAGATGCGAGACAACTACTTTATTCGCACCTATCTCAACACCTTTATATATGTTACATTCAATTGCATTCTTAATCAACAAGTTTAAGCCCTCTAGGGCCAAAATGAATAAATAAGGTGATAACGGATCTCCTTTCCTCACCCCCTTCTTTAACACGAATTCGTTTGTTGGTTTACCATTTACGAAAACTGAAACGCTACCCGAATTGAGACATGCCTCGATCCACGAAATCCATCTATGTCCAAAATCCATTCCCTTCAAGACCTCGATTAAACATTTCCAATTTAAGCTATCAAAAGCTTTCGCAAAATCCGCTTTAAACACTAGGCTCTTACACTTTCTTGCTTTTAGATCGTCGATCGTTTCATTTGTAATTAGGATACTATCCATAATATATCGACCTTTAATGAAAGCACTTTGCTCGTTACTTACAAGTAGAGGGACTACTTTTTTGAGCCTATTTGCCAACACTTTTGCTACTATTTTGTACAAACTTCCAATCAAACTAAATGGTCGATAATCAGATAATCCTGTTGGAACTTTTTTCTTTGGGACCAATGTTATAAAGGAGGCATTACAACCTTTCAAAAACGATTTGTTTTCCCAGAATCCTTCGACAGCTTTTAGAAGTTCTTCCTATATGAGCCACCAAAAATATTTACAGAATTTGAGATTGAAACCATCAGGTCCCGGGGCTTTTAAGTCTCCACTTTCCTTTAATGCCGACCATATTTCTGATTCTGTGAAGGGTAGTTCCAGAGAGTCTGAGATTTCGGGACTTAGTGTTTTGAAGTTGAGCCCACGAATACCATCATCACTTGGCTCACTGTCGTTTATCTTTTCGAATTTATTTTGAAAAACAGGAAAATTTCATTTTTTATTATACTAGGTTTCTCCTCCCAGACTCCATTCACAAAAACCCCTCTGATCTTTGAACTATTAAGATTTCTTCAGATTGTTGAGTGGAAGAATCGCGTGTTATCATCACCCTCTGCCGCCCATTTGAGTCTTGACTTTTGTTTAAGCATTTGGGCCTTGACTCTATACTTTTGAAGCAAATTGTTTCTAGATTTCACCCATTCCACACGTTCACCGGAACTTAAATTACTCTCTTCTGCTTTCTTTTCCCATTCTAAGGCATCCTTTTTAGCATTCTCAATCTCGATATCAATAGAACCATACTTGATTTTACTCCGTTTTCTTAGTGCATCTTTTACATTTTTTAGTTTATTTTGAAAAACACAGTCTTTTCTATTACCTTCCACCTGGACATTCCATGCATCTATTATAATTTTCTTAGCCACTTTATCATCTAGCCAAATATCGAAAAGCTTGAAGGGTTTGGGACCGAAGTCTTCGCTTTTGTCATTAAGTAAATTAGGGCAGTGATCTGACGTGTTTCGATCTAGGGCTGTCACAGAGATGTCATCCAATAACCGAAGGAATTCGTCCGAGACTAAGAAGTGATCCAATTTACTTAGCTTCACCAAATTGTCACTGATTCTCGTGAATTTTCTACCATGTAGAGGGATTTCGATTAACTTCATATTTTCAATGAACTCATTAAACATATTTGTTCTTTGTTCATGAAAGACACAATTTTGTCTTTCCGATTGGTCACGAACTTCGTTAAAATCACCACAAATTACCCATGATGACACATGGTATTTCATCAGCTCCTCAAGTGCATCCCAAAAAACTTTCTTTTTTGAGTCACTATAGGGACAATATACGTTTACAATGATAGTTTCTTCACTCTTACCCGTCCAGTCTCTTTTGATTGCAAGGTAGAAATCATGTACAGTAGCATCATTAACTACAAAAACAATGGATCCCATATTACTAATAAGCCACCTTCTTTTCCTATTTTTTTCTTCTTCACATATTCAAAGTTGGCgtttctgatagtgctccaaatgaacatatatttaagcacaatatccttccaatatgtaaagcttttagttgtaattgttctatttttatgtaatattcgtttaaataaataagtgcgaagacaaaagaagaaaacgacgatttgaagacgcaaatgatcaaaaagctaaaaagtacaaagtacaatccaagtggttcaaattattgataagaaacgtctaaaaattacaagagtacaagccgcgaaatgcaaagtacaagatatctacgcgtacgaaaggacgttcaaaaatccggaaccgagacataaaccgggcgtaaatgcgcgacgcaacggacctaaaattacaagtcaactatgcacaagaataaaatataatatataaataattatataaattatttatatattatatatatatataataaatatgtcgacaaagctacgatccaaaatttggtgagctggaatccgaagctccgcactcgcggagctgtaaagggtaaaaactccgcactcgcggagctgtctgtttcaaaatctgcctataaaaggccacgaattctgctgAGTTACaatcgatccatctatatatatatatatatatatatatatatatatatatatatatatatatatatatatatatatatatatatatatatattatattatattattagttttatattagattagtttaggtaatgtaaaggttaattacgggttttaaagtcggaactctatccctgtaacactacgcgattaataatcactgtaagctaaattctccctttttaattatgtatcgtacttcagttattattatgcttatttgagccgaagtaatcgtgatgttgggctaaatattaagacggggttattgggctttggaccataattagggtttggacaaaagaccgacacttgtggaaattggattatgggctattaatgggctttatattaattaaatgatatctcgttgatttaatatagagatttataatttaacgtgtttatatataaccacatacgcttgactgggtacggtgggcgggatatctataaataatgataattgttcatttgaccggacacggggatggattaatagtcactggactcattaaaacaggggtagattacattcaagggtaattggtgtaattgttaacaaagtattaaaaccttggattacacgcagtcgataacctggtgtattcattaaacaaagtattaagaccttgttacagtttgaatccccaattagttggaatatttgacttcgggtataaggttaatttggcgaagactctcgcactttataattatgaccgatggactattatggacaaaaccagatggagttattgaataatccaggacaaaggacaattaacccagggtaataaattaaatcaaaacgtcaaacatcatgattacggaagtttaaataagcataatatattttatttcatatgtcctcgtacttttatttattgttattttaattattgttatttattttatcgttagttaaatatcgtcatttactttgcacttcgcttaaaatataaaatcgacaaaccggtcattaaacggtaaaaccccctttttataataataataattttaatatatatatttatattttgtacaaatatagttatataaaaatatagtgtaaaataagtcgtctccctgtggaacgaaccggacttactaaaaactatactactctacgattaggtacactgcctataagtgttgtagcaaggtttaggtatatcccatctgtaaataaataattaaaacttgtgtattttatagtatttcgtattaaaaatataactatttcgcgcaccacctcgcacaacatcaagtttttggcgccgctgccggggactcggcgaaacgctatatttttaatatatatttgtaaaaatatatttatatttaattttgagaaaaacaataaaaaaaatgcgTTTGAACCTGCAATTAAAATCTGAGTCTACataactccgcgatcgcggagagtAACACCTATAAATCCACGCGATCGCGGGATAAGGTCTGACAGGTCAAGCCTTTGCATTTATTACGAATTTAgggttaaatttttatatattatttattatttagggtttaattaaataacatatatatttctagttttaatatttattttgtaatattaagtttaaatattattattaattataaaattaatacttttataaaataataatatgaaaataatatttttataaaaataagtaattttatcattttttttgtctctttttataaattgtatattttaaacatttgtatatttatcgttcgtaattagttttatacttctagatttttaggctttgccgtaaaatctcttaagtgctttttctttagattaagatttaagcgctgatagtgctccaaatgaacatatatttagtagcaatatcctcccaatatgtaaattatttagttgtaattgtcctattttaagttgtaatcgtttatattaaataagtgcgaagacaaaaggcgaaaacgacgatttgaagacgcaaatgaccaaaaagctcaaatgtacaagatacaatccaagtggttcaaattattgatgaagaacgtctaaaaaagataatagtacaagttacaaaacgcaaagtacaagatattaaattgtacgcaaggacgttcgaaaatccggaaccaggacatgagtcaactatcaacgcccgacgcaacagactaaaaattacaagtctactatgcacaagaatataatataatatataaataattatattaattatttatattttatatttatatatataaaacgtcggcaaagaagatccaaaggggtgtgagctgtattctatatccccgcgactcgcggagttctcaggcacaaagtgccgcgactcgcggagcacagacatttcagaatccctataaaaggtcgcgaattctgccgagtttataaacataataataataatactccctagtataatataaataaatatatatatatgtatatatagtatagattagtgttatattagattagtttgggttatgtaaaagttatttttacgggtttttaaagtcggagctctgtccgtgtaacactacgcgataaataatcaatgtaagctatgttctcctttttaaattaatgtctcgtacttaagttattattatgcttatttgagccaaagtaatcatgatgttggactaaatattaaagacggggtaattgggttttgtaccataattggggtttggacaaaagaacgacacttgtggaaattagactatgagctattaatgggctttatattaaattaacgatacctcgttaatttagtataaaggttatgatttgaagtatctatatataaccacatacgcttaatcggacacgatgggtgggatatttataagtacgaattattgttcatttgaccggacacggggatggattaatagtcaatggactcattaaaacaggggtggattacattcaagggtaattggtgtaattgttaacaaagtattaaaaccttggtttacacacagtcgataacctggtgtattcattaagcaaagtattatgaccttgttacagttcgaatccccagttagttggaatatttgacttcgggtataaggttaaatttgccgagcagtttataattatgaccgatgaactattatggacaaaaaccagataggtttcaaatacatccaggacaaaggacaattagcccaggacaatagattaaaatcaaaacgtcaaacatcatggttacggaagtttaaataagcataatatattttatttcattttcctcgtacttttatttattgtcattttaattattgttatttattttacattgttatttaaatatcgtcatttactatacgcttcgcttaaaatataaatcgacaaaccggtcattaaacggtaaacccccttttatatattattatatataattatatatattttgtacaaatatagttgtttaaaaatatagtgtgcaataagcccgctccctgtggaacgaaccggacttactaaaaactatactactctacgattaggtacactgcctatagtgttgtagcaaggtttaggtatatccattttgtaaataattaaaacttgtgtaatttgtatcgcttttcgtataaaaaatatatagtatttcacgtacacctcgcacgacatcaagtttttggcgccgctgccggggaatcggcagaactctatatttttaattcatttttgtataaatatatattatttttagaaaaacaatataaaatcctaaaaaaaaaaaaaaaaaaaaaaaaaccgaaaaagaaaaaaaaaatttaatatatataaatctatttttaagatatttttaaaattataaagtagttctatttttatttaagtttttaaatatatgtttttattatacaaatattttgatataaaacagaaaaaaaaaaaaaaaaaaaaaaaaaaacgtcgaatttcaaactgtaccagagttgaattctggaaccccgcgactcgcggggtttgcagcttcgggaaccgcgactcgcggagccgtctgacacgaacctggtccagcaattaatacgatttaggttttaattatttattattattattattaaacctaattaggttttatatataatattatttagtttaagtttttaattaatttgtaatattaagttttaattagttttatttatatataaaaattaatactattataaaaaaaataatatttttataaaaattgtattttttacaactttttgtatatttttatattttgtccctttttatttgtttttagcgtaatatttgtatgtttttcgctcgtatttagttttaagacatagtttttgccgtagcttatttttatttctagatttttaggctttgccgtaaaatcccttaagtgctttttctttagactaagatttaggtgctttagaattttgcgacgccatttttcgctttagttttaaatagattttagtgcctttaagtaattgccgttttctgaataaaattgcatttacctttagacctttaggcgcaactttttagatataatttttagacttttaagttacgacgcgctattttcttatttttatttttcgacgtttttcgacgcgcattctttttctttcttatttctcgacgctttagtttttaggacttagaaattttctctatttcttatctaatatctcaaacagaaagaaaaattatttaagtggttaaattaatggacgttgacaattttctgcttcgtagtaatagttggatttgttagtggctgagttgtgagcttccgatttaaagggttctggctccctgctgcatcttttggctattcgaaacgtgggcaaaagcagaaaagtctattaattggacaacttatataagtttttctatttttataactaataggataattagtaaatgcaccacattgtagctaaaatttggccatcgcaataaaatggaaaattttgaaaacaaggctatggaaactctttttgatatccaaaatcaattaaatcaatactctcaaacgagtgttgatgacaattcgttcggtcaatcttggatcacgaatgacgaaacaaaaaCTGGTtgcgaaatctgtggagattatcactcaacatgggaatgttattattacgttcctatgaaaaattacgcacccacggaacctgaatggaa
This genomic interval carries:
- the LOC139900914 gene encoding uncharacterized protein; its protein translation is MESGRRNLEELLKAVEGFWENKSFLKGCNASFITLVPKKKVPTGLSDYRPFSLIGSLYKIVAKVLANRLKKVVPLLVSNEQSAFIKGRYIMDSILITNETIDDLKARKCKSLVFKADFAKAFDSLNWKCLIEVLKGMDFGHRWISWIEACLNSGSVSVFVNGKPTNEFVLKKGVRKGDPLAEWKSKLISFGGRLTLIKSVISSLPLYAFSLFRALSGVIDLLKGIRRQLFWSGSGDKSKISWVSWDTILSSYEKGGYNIGSLKAKIFSLLGKWWWRFHKESNSFWATIFKSIYGQDGGLGHCLTNTFCNRGPIWINIQKLEVHLRKLNIDFPSSFVKKVHNGEQTLFWKDLWLGNVLLCEKFNRIFRLDSKEDALVSDREIKCGSA
- the LOC139900915 gene encoding uncharacterized protein; this translates as MGSIVFVVNDATVHDFYLAIKRDWTGKSEETIIVNVYCPYSDSKKKVFWDALEELMKYHVSSWVICGDFNEVRDQSERQNCVFHEQRTNMFNEFIENMKLIEIPLHGRKFTRISDNLVKLSKLDHFLVSDEFLRLLDDISVTALDRNTSDHCPNLLNDKSEDFGPKPFKLFDIWLDDKVAKKIIIDAWNVQVEGNRKDCVFQNKLKNVKDALRKRSKIKYGSIDIEIENAKKDALEWEKKAEESNLSSGERVEWVKSRNNLLQKYRVKAQMLKQKSRLKWAAEGDDNTRFFHSTI